From the genome of Deinococcus sp. AJ005, one region includes:
- a CDS encoding CHASE domain-containing protein, producing MTVPAAPAPVAGRASRRAPLLVLGLILLLSLTAALVISGFVQAQQRGRFERETLAYTLALKDRISDYDRLLQTARAAWQVHPDLLNESAFARFVDGIDLTRRYPGVQALAFGVWVPDGNTDALTARLRRTVQPDYTVRPDYTVRPDDTVRSGSSLRGGESARVARVPVSVIAPANAENLGALGFDLYSEPVRRAALDGARKRAELQASGRTELVQQDDVGQPLSGFLLALPVWRTAQVGPPEGFLVLAVRADGFLGGLGPPGLEDRLSVSVRLDDQPLTGAIQPGYFQDSTTLMLAGQPWTLAYAAPRSFGQDAAAGVPVLVMLAGLLVAGLAYLLVGSQVLARRRAEALNLSLGQAQAQQEQARAEFEAIFQSMQDAAAFTDPQGQIRLVNRALERQFGHPASALIGQPLSELHLDTRLNERQTFQALTTPYRRADGSIFSGEAQRSTVQDATGERLGLLEVVRDVSERVSAEQAVARGERRYRGVLDAIPHILQVSDGAGAITYVNTQHRDLLGGQDLSARMTPEGRAAFEHLWQEVRERGAVGQYAASAEVQLQVGGGLAGSELEDGGSRRWFTLRLSPIRISDSPEGSAGQEGAKHGEADQTEEWITSATDIHDRLIAERRAQHGEERYRSVLEGLPQIVWQADPQGDSLSFNRRWEQYVGPERASGGFLGLLHPDDRADYQRGWAAAIRSGRPFEAEHRLLSAGGRYRNFVTRGLPVLDPAGVVLEWVGTSTDVDDSVYEENAARLLADVAGDLATRRPEIKPTPTRPHVMAPLLMPPYLTAPSRPAVYRAALGRLTARFAEGAALWSIRDGSIRDGSAQGRAAQTTLPELLASSSLHPAWQTGHMRAFLDGLLEQVIRSEDPLFIPSHPLLHAVNATGALLYPLLGAGGRLCGVLGLFYRQELSGRDHDLAQEISGRFAAALDNDALQERVAGAQRELQALNLSLEDRVQRRTEELEHANQELEAFSYSVSHDLRTPLRHIVGFGDLLGKELLNQQTRSEQEGAAGGGGLSAKGQRYLSIITDSAGRMSQLIDDLLEFSRMGRQELRRERVDLRALLKTGWEQLEPDREGRHITFTLPDTLPAVPGDAGLLGLVVTNLLSNAIKYTRTRDHATVDVSAQVDAAAGRSGSITLTVRDNGVGFNPEYLDKLFGVFQRLHRADEFEGIGIGLANVRRIVTRHGGRVGADARPDEWAEFWITLPLDAGTPDAGTLNAGALAGSTAPTTGTANTETAGQTNVERA from the coding sequence GTGACCGTACCCGCCGCCCCAGCCCCGGTGGCTGGCCGCGCCTCGCGGCGTGCGCCGCTGCTGGTGCTGGGGCTGATCCTGCTGCTGTCGCTGACTGCCGCGCTGGTCATTTCCGGCTTCGTGCAGGCGCAGCAGCGCGGACGCTTTGAGCGCGAGACGCTGGCCTACACCCTGGCCCTCAAGGACCGGATCAGCGACTATGACCGCCTGCTGCAGACGGCCCGGGCGGCGTGGCAGGTGCATCCCGATCTGCTCAATGAGTCCGCCTTTGCCCGTTTCGTGGACGGCATCGACCTGACTCGGCGCTATCCCGGCGTGCAGGCGCTGGCCTTCGGGGTCTGGGTGCCCGACGGCAATACCGACGCCCTGACCGCGCGGCTTCGGCGCACCGTGCAACCTGATTACACCGTGCGCCCTGACTACACTGTGCGGCCCGATGACACCGTGCGGTCCGGTTCCAGCCTGCGCGGTGGCGAATCGGCGCGGGTCGCCCGCGTGCCGGTCTCGGTGATCGCCCCGGCCAACGCCGAGAACCTGGGGGCGCTGGGCTTCGATCTGTACAGCGAACCGGTGCGCCGCGCCGCCCTGGACGGGGCCAGGAAGCGCGCAGAACTCCAGGCCAGCGGGCGCACCGAACTGGTGCAGCAAGATGACGTGGGGCAGCCCCTGTCCGGTTTCCTGCTGGCGTTGCCGGTGTGGCGAACGGCCCAGGTGGGGCCGCCAGAAGGCTTTCTGGTCCTGGCGGTGCGCGCCGATGGGTTCCTGGGCGGACTGGGGCCACCCGGGCTGGAAGACCGCCTCTCGGTCAGTGTCCGGCTGGACGATCAGCCACTGACAGGGGCCATTCAACCCGGTTACTTTCAGGACAGCACCACCCTCATGCTGGCCGGGCAGCCGTGGACCCTGGCCTACGCTGCCCCGCGCAGTTTCGGTCAGGACGCTGCCGCTGGCGTGCCAGTGCTGGTCATGCTGGCGGGCCTGCTGGTGGCCGGGCTGGCCTACCTGCTGGTGGGTTCGCAGGTCCTGGCCCGCCGCCGCGCCGAGGCCCTGAACCTCTCGCTGGGTCAGGCGCAGGCGCAACAGGAGCAGGCCCGCGCCGAGTTCGAGGCGATCTTCCAGTCCATGCAGGACGCCGCGGCCTTTACTGATCCGCAGGGGCAGATCCGACTGGTCAACCGCGCCCTGGAACGGCAGTTCGGGCATCCGGCCTCTGCGCTGATCGGTCAGCCGCTCTCAGAGCTGCATCTGGACACGCGGCTGAACGAACGCCAGACCTTTCAGGCCCTGACCACGCCGTACCGCCGCGCAGACGGCAGCATCTTTTCCGGCGAGGCCCAGCGTAGCACCGTGCAGGACGCCACTGGCGAGCGCCTGGGCCTGCTGGAAGTGGTGCGTGACGTCAGCGAGCGCGTGAGTGCCGAACAGGCCGTCGCGCGCGGTGAGCGGCGCTACCGCGGCGTGCTGGACGCCATCCCGCACATCTTGCAGGTCAGCGACGGCGCGGGCGCGATCACCTATGTCAACACCCAGCACCGTGACCTGCTGGGCGGCCAGGACCTGAGCGCCCGCATGACGCCCGAGGGCCGCGCCGCCTTTGAACACCTGTGGCAGGAAGTGCGTGAACGCGGCGCGGTGGGCCAGTACGCCGCCAGCGCCGAGGTCCAGCTTCAGGTGGGTGGCGGCCTGGCGGGCAGTGAGCTGGAGGACGGTGGAAGCCGCCGCTGGTTCACGTTGCGCCTCTCCCCCATCCGCATCAGCGACAGCCCCGAGGGCAGTGCCGGGCAGGAGGGTGCAAAACACGGCGAAGCGGACCAGACCGAGGAATGGATCACCTCGGCCACCGACATTCATGACCGCCTGATCGCCGAACGCCGGGCGCAGCACGGCGAGGAACGCTACCGCAGCGTGCTGGAGGGCCTGCCGCAGATCGTCTGGCAGGCCGATCCACAGGGCGATTCGCTGTCCTTCAACCGCCGCTGGGAGCAGTATGTGGGGCCAGAGCGTGCGTCTGGCGGCTTCCTGGGCCTGCTGCACCCCGATGACCGCGCCGACTACCAGCGCGGCTGGGCGGCGGCCATCCGCAGCGGGCGGCCCTTTGAAGCCGAACACCGCCTGCTGTCGGCGGGGGGGCGCTACCGCAACTTCGTGACGCGCGGCCTGCCCGTGCTGGACCCGGCAGGCGTGGTGCTGGAATGGGTGGGTACCAGCACCGACGTGGACGACTCGGTCTATGAGGAAAACGCCGCCCGCCTGCTGGCCGATGTGGCTGGAGATCTGGCCACCCGCCGCCCCGAGATCAAACCCACCCCCACCCGTCCCCACGTTATGGCCCCGCTGCTGATGCCGCCCTACCTGACGGCCCCCAGCCGCCCAGCGGTCTACCGCGCCGCGCTGGGCCGCCTGACTGCGCGTTTCGCGGAGGGCGCAGCGCTGTGGTCCATTCGGGACGGGTCTATCCGGGACGGGTCAGCCCAGGGGAGGGCCGCCCAGACCACGCTGCCCGAACTGCTCGCGTCGTCCTCGCTGCACCCGGCGTGGCAGACCGGGCACATGCGCGCCTTTCTGGACGGCCTGCTGGAACAGGTGATCCGCAGCGAGGACCCGCTGTTCATTCCGTCGCATCCGCTGCTGCACGCGGTCAACGCCACCGGGGCGCTGCTGTACCCGTTGCTGGGCGCGGGCGGGCGGCTGTGCGGCGTGCTTGGACTGTTCTACCGCCAGGAACTGAGCGGGCGCGACCACGATCTGGCCCAGGAGATCAGCGGGCGCTTTGCCGCCGCGCTGGACAACGACGCGCTTCAGGAGCGGGTGGCCGGGGCGCAGCGCGAGTTGCAGGCCCTCAACCTGTCCCTGGAAGACCGCGTGCAACGCCGCACCGAGGAACTGGAACATGCCAATCAGGAGCTGGAAGCCTTCAGCTACAGCGTCTCGCACGATCTGCGCACGCCGCTGCGGCACATCGTGGGCTTTGGTGACCTGCTGGGCAAGGAACTGCTGAACCAGCAGACCCGCAGCGAACAGGAGGGCGCGGCAGGGGGCGGCGGCCTGAGCGCCAAGGGACAGCGTTATCTGAGCATCATCACGGATTCGGCGGGGCGCATGAGCCAGCTTATCGACGATCTGCTGGAGTTCTCGCGCATGGGCCGCCAGGAACTACGCCGAGAACGGGTGGACCTGCGCGCCCTGCTGAAGACCGGCTGGGAGCAACTGGAACCGGACCGCGAGGGCCGCCACATCACCTTCACGTTGCCCGACACGCTCCCCGCTGTGCCCGGCGACGCGGGGCTGCTGGGGCTGGTGGTCACCAACCTGCTGAGTAACGCCATCAAGTACACCCGCACCCGTGACCACGCCACCGTGGACGTCAGCGCGCAGGTGGACGCTGCAGCAGGCCGCAGCGGAAGCATCACGTTAACGGTTCGTGACAACGGTGTGGGCTTTAATCCCGAATACCTGGATAAACTGTTCGGCGTGTTTCAACGTCTGCACCGCGCCGATGAATTCGAGGGCATCGGCATCGGCCTCGCCAATGTCCGGCGCATCGTGACCCGCCACGGGGGCCGTGTGGGGGCCGACGCCCGCCCGGACGAGTGGGCCGAATTCTGGATCACCCTGCCGCTGGATGCCGGGACGCCCGATGCCGGGACGCTCAATGCAGGTGCCCTGGCCGGATCAACCGCTCCCACCACCGGCACCGCCAACACCGAGACCGCAGGCCAGACCAACGTGGAGCGCGCATGA
- a CDS encoding hybrid sensor histidine kinase/response regulator encodes MTDTEVKPAALNAAPPVPQRSYRFPGPGEALNVLHLEDSELDHELVVMHLDGELPWQLRVRRVEDEAGFLAALDNDPPHLILSDYALPSYDGLSAYRAASARLPEVPFIIVTGALGEEVAVDTLRQGVTDYILKQRLDRLAPTIRRAVAEVEARASRERAEREVLSLNSSLQARLIEVERLRNTAERQSQRLEIQAKQLEEALNMQKTFLAETSHELRTPLTALHGYLRRAEREAGGSQTLLDAQRVAENMTRLVNDLLQLSRGELVQGIEMHFMNLGKVISQVGRDYGVRATPENIEIVGDPVRLSQVFMNLVTNAIRVSGSPELVHLESSLRPGEVEVRVVDRGPGVPDAIKPRIFDKFFRGKEAGSAGLGLTIAQQVVTSHGGTLDVTDTPGGGATFRVRLPLPDEEDE; translated from the coding sequence ATGACCGATACAGAAGTGAAACCGGCGGCGCTGAACGCCGCGCCGCCCGTACCCCAGCGCAGCTACCGCTTTCCCGGCCCCGGTGAAGCGCTGAACGTGCTGCATCTGGAAGACAGTGAACTGGACCATGAACTGGTGGTGATGCATCTGGACGGTGAGTTGCCGTGGCAGTTGCGGGTGCGCCGGGTGGAGGATGAAGCCGGATTCCTGGCCGCCCTCGACAACGATCCGCCGCACCTGATCCTCAGCGATTACGCGCTGCCCAGCTATGACGGCCTCAGCGCCTACCGCGCCGCCAGCGCCCGGCTGCCCGAGGTGCCGTTCATCATCGTGACCGGCGCGCTGGGCGAGGAAGTCGCGGTGGATACGTTGCGGCAGGGCGTCACCGATTACATCCTCAAGCAGCGCCTGGACCGGCTGGCCCCCACCATCCGCCGCGCGGTGGCCGAGGTGGAGGCCCGCGCCAGCCGGGAGCGCGCCGAGCGGGAGGTGCTGAGCCTCAACAGCAGTCTCCAGGCGCGCTTGATCGAGGTAGAACGCCTGCGGAACACCGCCGAACGCCAGAGCCAGCGCCTGGAAATTCAGGCCAAGCAGCTTGAGGAAGCGCTGAACATGCAAAAGACCTTCCTGGCCGAGACCAGCCATGAGCTGCGAACCCCGCTGACTGCCCTGCACGGCTACCTCCGCCGCGCCGAACGCGAGGCGGGCGGCTCCCAGACCCTGCTGGACGCCCAGAGGGTGGCCGAGAACATGACCCGGCTGGTCAATGACCTGCTGCAACTCTCACGTGGGGAACTGGTGCAGGGCATCGAAATGCACTTCATGAATCTGGGCAAGGTCATCTCGCAGGTGGGGCGCGATTACGGCGTCAGGGCCACACCCGAGAACATCGAGATCGTGGGCGATCCGGTGCGGCTGAGTCAGGTGTTCATGAACCTCGTGACCAACGCCATTCGCGTCAGCGGCTCACCGGAGCTGGTACATCTGGAAAGCAGCCTGCGCCCCGGCGAGGTGGAGGTGCGCGTGGTGGACCGGGGTCCCGGCGTGCCCGATGCGATCAAGCCGCGCATCTTCGACAAGTTTTTCAGGGGCAAGGAGGCGGGTTCGGCGGGCCTGGGCCTGACCATTGCCCAGCAGGTGGTGACCTCACATGGCGGCACGCTGGACGTGACCGACACCCCCGGCGGCGGGGCCACCTTCCGCGTGCGCCTGCCGCTGCCCGACGAGGAAGACGAGTAG
- a CDS encoding serine hydrolase, protein MSLLETVRHIAPYLERWLEYGRDFQRIPGVQVAVRVGDELAASFALGKANEDTGEALTTRHLFRIASHSKTFTATAVFQLIEAGKLRLDDTAGHWLPELQGSPAADMTVRALLGHQSGINRDGADSDYWQQRHAFPDRQTLLDFARAEAVFPQNQHFKYSNIGYGLLGLIVEAASGEDYGDYVEAHITGPLGLSDLGAELPPEREAELATGHSARLYGNDARRTLPSSDTRALAAATGFYGTAEALTAYWARHALGHDGLISDASKRLMARRESEITKPTRRGYGLGLILDEIGGRTLVGHSGGFPGHITQSWLDPKTGLSISVLTNTGGGPATEWAGNLIRLIDLAHKNAGKTADTAHDLDSFTGRFANAWGLFDIVNLGGRLVALTPLGDPSASAVELTVQDANTLCPEPEGGFGSVGEPYHFQRAENGEIQWVRQGGGRSWPLAAFLAGAELE, encoded by the coding sequence ATGAGCCTTCTGGAGACCGTCCGGCACATCGCCCCCTACCTGGAACGCTGGCTGGAGTACGGGCGAGACTTCCAGCGCATTCCCGGCGTGCAGGTGGCCGTGCGCGTGGGAGACGAGCTGGCGGCGTCGTTCGCGCTGGGCAAAGCCAACGAGGACACGGGCGAGGCGCTGACCACCCGGCACCTGTTCCGCATCGCCTCGCATTCCAAGACCTTCACGGCCACCGCCGTCTTTCAACTGATCGAGGCCGGAAAGCTGCGCCTGGACGACACGGCGGGCCACTGGCTGCCAGAGTTGCAAGGCTCGCCCGCCGCCGACATGACCGTGCGGGCGCTGCTGGGCCACCAGTCCGGCATCAACCGCGACGGGGCCGACAGCGACTACTGGCAGCAACGGCACGCCTTCCCGGATCGCCAGACCCTGCTGGACTTCGCCCGCGCCGAGGCCGTGTTTCCGCAGAACCAGCACTTCAAATATTCCAACATCGGCTACGGCCTGCTGGGCTTGATCGTGGAGGCGGCCAGTGGCGAGGACTACGGCGACTATGTAGAGGCGCACATCACGGGTCCGCTGGGTCTGAGTGATCTGGGCGCGGAACTGCCCCCGGAACGCGAGGCCGAACTGGCCACCGGCCACAGCGCACGCCTTTACGGCAACGATGCCCGCCGCACGCTGCCGTCCTCCGACACCCGCGCGCTGGCGGCGGCCACCGGCTTCTACGGCACTGCCGAGGCCCTGACCGCCTACTGGGCACGGCACGCCCTGGGCCACGACGGCCTGATCTCCGACGCCTCCAAACGCCTGATGGCGCGGCGCGAATCCGAGATCACCAAGCCCACCCGGCGCGGCTACGGCCTGGGCCTGATTCTGGACGAGATCGGCGGGCGCACGCTGGTGGGCCATTCCGGCGGCTTTCCCGGCCACATCACGCAGTCGTGGTTGGACCCGAAAACTGGACTGTCCATCTCGGTGCTGACCAACACGGGGGGCGGCCCGGCCACCGAATGGGCGGGCAACCTGATCCGCCTGATCGATCTGGCGCACAAGAATGCGGGGAAGACGGCGGACACCGCGCATGATCTGGACTCCTTCACCGGACGCTTCGCCAACGCCTGGGGCCTGTTCGATATCGTGAATCTGGGCGGGCGGCTGGTGGCCCTGACCCCGCTGGGCGATCCGTCCGCCAGCGCGGTGGAACTGACCGTGCAGGACGCCAATACCCTGTGCCCGGAACCCGAGGGCGGCTTCGGCTCTGTGGGCGAGCCGTACCACTTCCAGCGCGCAGAGAACGGCGAAATCCAGTGGGTTCGTCAGGGCGGCGGGCGGAGTTGGCCGCTAGCGGCCTTCCTGGCGGGAGCGGAGCTGGAATAG